In a genomic window of Erigeron canadensis isolate Cc75 chromosome 5, C_canadensis_v1, whole genome shotgun sequence:
- the LOC122599491 gene encoding omega-hydroxypalmitate O-feruloyl transferase — translation MSIYCQNSTSPILHLPMEPSLSWVQERHFPSLHIPISIDQSFPVLPEGPINAKDGDTLYLSNLDDIIGARVFTPTIYFYSAPRNSFDDVVHILKDALTKVLVPYYPFSGRLRGTINGKLEVFFGPNQGALMVKAHTDLSLDHLGDLHVPNPAWSNLVYKFPDEGDYKVLDMPLLIAQVTRFSCGGFSLGLRICHCMCDGLGAMQLVGAWASTAKTGSLVVDPQPCWDREIFAPRDPPTVKYPHVEFMKIEDSSNLTISLWGVKPLQKCYWLSREFQAHLKSVAQPKDSLGCTTFDAMAAHVWRSWVKALDVKPLDFGLRLTFSVNARSKVKNPPLKEGFYGNVVCVACATSTVSGLVNGSLQDVTHLVREARLGVSEEYLRSTIDYVAMERPNKLEFGGKLTITQWTRFSMYESSDFGWDRAIYAGPIDLTPTPQVCVLLPEGVANSSGAMVVCICLPEAAAHRFKELLCLMDT, via the coding sequence ATGTCAATTTATTGCCAAAATTCTACCTCTCCCATCCTTCATCTTCCAATGGAACCATCATTGTCATGGGTTCAAGAAAGACATTTTCCTTCCCTTCATATCCCCATCTCAATAGACCAATCATTCCCGGTCCTTCCTGAAGGACCAATCAACGCCAAAGATGGGGATACATTGTATCTCTCGAATCTTGATGATATTATCGGAGCTCGGGTTTTCACTCCCACTATTTACTTTTATAGTGCCCCTCGTAATTCTTTCGACGATGTTGTGCACATCTTAAAGGATGCCCTTACAAAGGTTCTAGTCCCCTACTACCCTTTTTCGGGTAGATTGAGAGGGACTATAAATGGGAAGTTGGAAGTATTTTTCGGGCCTAATCAAGGTGCACTAATGGTTAAAGCTCATACTGATTTGTCATTGGACCATTTGGGTGATCTCCATGTTCCTAATCCTGCTTGGTCCAATTTGGTGTACAAGTTTCCTGATGAAGGGGATTATAAGGTCCTTGATATGCCTTTACTTATAGCCCAAGTCACTAGGTTTAGTTGTGGTGGGTTTAGCCTTGGGTTAAGAATTTGTCATTGTATGTGTGATGGGCTTGGGGCTATGCAACTTGTTGGAGCTTGGGCCTCAACGGCAAAAACGGGCTCATTGGTGGTGGATCCACAGCCTTGTTGGGATCGAGAGATTTTTGCACCTCGAGATCCACCTACGGTTAAATACCCTCATGTTGAGTTTATGAAGATCGAAGATAGTTCTAATTTGACTATTAGTCTATGGGGAGTGAAACCACTTCAAAAATGCTATTGGTTAAGCCGAGAATTCCAAGCCCATTTGAAGAGTGTGGCCCAGCCCAAGGATAGTTTGGGTTGCACAACTTTTGATGCAATGGCCGCACATGTGTGGAGGTCATGGGTCAAGGCATTAGACGTGAAGCCATTAGACTTCGGGCTACGTTTAACCTTTTCAGTCAATGCTCGGTCCAAGGTTAAAAACCCACCATTAAAAGAAGGATTTTATGGAAATGTGGTGTGTGTGGCATGTGCCACTAGCACTGTCTCCGGACTTGTAAACGGGTCACTGCAAGATGTGACCCATTTGGTCCGTGAAGCCCGTTTAGGGGTTTCAGAAGAGTATTTGAGATCAACAATAGATTATGTTGCAATGGAAAGGCCAAATAAGCTCGAGTTTGGTGGGAAGTTAACAATAACCCAATGGACCCGATTTTCCATGTACGAGTCATCTGATTTCGGATGGGATCGAGCCATTTATGCAGGCCCGATCGATTTAACTCCAACACCTCAAGTTTGTGTTCTCCTTCCAGAAGGGGTGGCTAATTCTAGTGGTGCAATGGTGGTTTGTATTTGCTTGCCTGAGGCTGCTGCCCATAGATTCAAAGAGTTATTATGTTTGATGGATACATAG